The stretch of DNA AGCTGTGAACCAGCTAAAATCTCATCTCTATATAAATTAGTTACCGGAACCTCGGCGGTTGAGATGAGGTAGAGATCATCCCATTTGGTGGCGTACATCTCTTCTTCGAACTTTGGAAGCTGTCCTGTCCCGACATAACTGGCACGGTTGACCATGAAGGGGGGGAAGATTTCTACATAGCCGTGCTTTTCGGTATGCAGGTCAAGCATGAAGCTAATTAAGGACCTCTCCAGCTTTGCGCCTATGCCTTTATAGACGATGAAACCGCTGCCTGAGACTTTGACCCCGCGTGGGAAATCAATAAGTTCCAACTCCTCGGCAAGCTCCCAGTGGGGTTTAATGGTGAAGTCGAATGATTTTCTATCTCCCCACTCACGAACCACGACATTATCTTCTTCATTCTTGCCCATAGGAACGCTTTCGTCAGGCAAGTTTGGCATATTGAGCAAGAGATCGTCGATTTGCTTGTCAAATACGACCACTTCAGCGTCTAGGTCCTGAATGCGTCCTTTTATCTGGCTCATTTGAGCTATCTGTTCAGAGGCATCGCCTTTTTGCTTCTTGATCGCGCCGATTTCATCGGATACACGATTGCGTTCGGCCTTTAAGCGCTCGACTTCTGCAGTCTTGGCGCGCCATTGTTCGTCTAAGCACAAAAGTTCATCGACTACGCTGGGGTCATTATTCTTGCTAGCTAGTCCGGCC from bacterium encodes:
- the serS gene encoding serine--tRNA ligase, which gives rise to MLDRNIIRNEPEKVKAGLASKNNDPSVVDELLCLDEQWRAKTAEVERLKAERNRVSDEIGAIKKQKGDASEQIAQMSQIKGRIQDLDAEVVVFDKQIDDLLLNMPNLPDESVPMGKNEEDNVVVREWGDRKSFDFTIKPHWELAEELELIDFPRGVKVSGSGFIVYKGIGAKLERSLISFMLDLHTEKHGYVEIFPPFMVNRASYVGTGQLPKFEEEMYATKWDDLYLISTAEVPVTNLYRDEILAGSQLPIYHAAYSACFRREAGAAGKDTRGLLRLHEFNKVELVKFVLPETSAQEHENLCQNAETVLQMLDIPYRVVELCTGDLSFSAAKCYDLEIWSPGVDRWLEVSSCSNFKDFQARRASIRFRREPASKPEFVHTLNGSGVALPRLVASILENYQQPDGSVQVPSALIPYLGVDEIRKK